A window of the Harmonia axyridis chromosome 5, icHarAxyr1.1, whole genome shotgun sequence genome harbors these coding sequences:
- the LOC123680867 gene encoding uncharacterized protein LOC123680867, translating into MYESALFIRGQLRKTAGAGTLKLVNNYGAFLFDSITYELCGTEVETVKDPGLVSLIRGFLCYEKGDNSGLNEAGWNFPDEPLQNDDGTFAIRIPLKHLLNVFNDYPKAMCGKQVIRLIRARNDSNCMIVTAGTGEQNGATKGQITISDIELRVKHVHPNDEIKLNLLSMIKSDKPILLPFRKWEVHQLPVLTAGATQELWSIKTGAIVECPRYVICCFHSDRKDNPTKDPNYFENVDTSDIRVLLNGEYYPKKDCD; encoded by the coding sequence ATGTATGAATCAGCACTTTTCATAAGGGGGCAATTGAGAAAAACCGCAGGCGCAGGAACTTTGAAGCTGGTGAATAATTATGGCGCTTTTCTTTTTGACTCAATAACCTACGAATTATGTGGTACAGAAGTGGAAACTGTTAAAGATCCAGGACTCGTATCACTAATAAGAGGATTTTTGTGTTATGAGAAAGGGGATAATAGTGGATTAAATGAAGCTGGATGGAATTTTCCTGATGAACCATTGCAAAATGATGATGGTACATTTGCTATACGTATACCCCTCAAACATTTGCTCAACGTGTTTAATGATTACCCGAAAGCAATGTGTGGAAAACAGGTGATTCGGTTAATTAGAGCTCGTAACGATAGCAATTGCATGATAGTCACAGCAGGAACAGGTGAGCAGAATGGAGCGACAAAGGGGCAAATTACAATCAGTGATATAGAGCTGAGAGTTAAACATGTGCATCCAAATGATGAGATTAAACTCAATCTACTATCCATGATAAAAAGTGATAAACCTATCTTACTTCCATTCAGGAAATGGGAAGTCCATCAACTTCCAGTTCTTACGGCTGGAGCAACTCAGGAATTATGGAGCATTAAAACGGGTGCTATTGTGGAATGTCCTCGATATGTTATATGCTGCTTTCACTCGGATCGAAAAGACAACCCCACTAAAGATCCAAATTACTTTGAGAATGTTGACACTTCAGATATACGTGTTTTACTCAA